In a genomic window of Struthio camelus isolate bStrCam1 chromosome 20, bStrCam1.hap1, whole genome shotgun sequence:
- the CLIC3 gene encoding chloride intracellular channel protein 3 has translation MAEKPQIQLFVKASEDGESMGHCPFCQRLFMVLLLKGVPFTLTTVDVKRALDVLKDFAPGAQLPVLLYNGEPKTDTGNIEDFLEEQLRPPMFPSLVPRYKESRLAGNDVFHKFSTFIKNPVPAQDEALQRSLLKALLKLDGYLNAPLEHELARDPRLPVTQRRFLDGDQLTLADCNLLPKLNIVQVVCQHYRHFGIPKDLRGVWRYLNNAKETKEFKYTCPNDEEIVQAYRSVVRPPQ, from the exons ATGGCTGAGAAGCCCCAAATCCAGCTCTTCGTCAAG GCAAGCGAGGATGGGGAGAGCATGGGCCACTGCCCCTTCTGCCAGCGGCTCTTCATGGTGCTCTTGCTCAAAGGGGTGCCCTTCACCCTCACCACTGTGGATGTGAAGAG GGCGCTGGACGTGTTGAAGGACTTTGCCCCAGGGGCTCAGCTACCCGTGCTGCTCTACAATGGTGAGCCCAAGACCGACACCGGCAACATCGAGGACTTCCTGGAGGAGCAGCTGAGGCCTCCCAT GTTTCCCAGCCTGGTCCCACGGTACAAAGAGTCGAGGTTGGCTGGGAATGATGTCTTCCACAAGTTCTCCACCTTCATCAAGAACCCGGTGCCTGCCCAGGATGAGG cgctgcagCGGAGCCTGCTGAAGGCTCTCCTGAAGCTGGACGGGTACCTGAATGCCCCCCTGGAGCATGAGCTGGCCCGTGACCCACGCCTCCCAGTCACCCAGCGCCGCTTCCTGGATGGCGACCAGCTCACATTAGCCGACTGCAACCTGCTGCCCAAGCTCAACATTGTTCAG GTCGTGTGCCAGCATTACCGCCACTTTGGGATCCCCAAGGACCTGCGGGGCGTGTGGCGCTATCTCAACAACGCCAAGGAAACTAAGGAGTTCAAATACACCTGCCCCAATGACGAGGAGATAGTGCAGGCCTATCGCTCCGTGGTCCGGCCTCCACAGTGA